The Vibrio pomeroyi genome window below encodes:
- a CDS encoding metalloregulator ArsR/SmtB family transcription factor, giving the protein MMDEKYIDSLKALSEPNRLRLFWLFLHVDECMAVAEAMDIIGETQYNVSRNLKMLYKAGLLNHEKKGKWVFYTLKEQTAPHCKALVDSVRHLPEDDFKEVVKRCLIRLSMRVDGECVVGPDSEIWHSKIS; this is encoded by the coding sequence ATGATGGATGAAAAATACATTGATTCGCTAAAAGCCTTATCAGAACCTAATCGACTGCGATTGTTCTGGTTGTTCCTGCATGTGGATGAATGCATGGCAGTGGCTGAAGCAATGGACATCATTGGTGAAACTCAATACAACGTGTCTCGTAATCTAAAAATGCTCTACAAAGCTGGCCTACTCAACCATGAGAAGAAAGGCAAATGGGTGTTCTACACCTTAAAAGAGCAAACCGCTCCGCACTGCAAAGCCTTGGTCGATTCAGTAAGACACTTACCTGAAGACGATTTTAAAGAAGTGGTCAAACGCTGCCTGATTCGTTTATCAATGAGAGTCGATGGCGAATGTGTTGTCGGCCCAGACAGCGAGATTTGGCACAGCAAGATTAGCTAG
- a CDS encoding BRCT domain-containing protein — MTTKSTAVLDHHGQPETLAFNYKRNKAKAILTLKGILDGIHADKHLSELEEVYLRAWKDNDVFNLTDGDFIDIHEQVEDILEDSVITTSELIDMQEMLQDILNYGDLEDGGYEGTVNHLLGFLSGISADDTLCDAEIEKLAKLLSKDKHLVSKWPANAIKKRLDMILEDGIVDDSERCDLLSLIKAISGQSLLETGLAYGMSADFSTTQDGRICLKGKQVCFTGKFLSGSRKVQEQKALSLGAQVKGNIVKSLDILVLGAVASRDWRFTSYGRKIESVLTYRVEGCKIEIINEELWNALTVCDEQ, encoded by the coding sequence ATGACGACTAAATCAACAGCAGTATTGGATCACCACGGACAACCTGAGACTTTGGCGTTTAATTACAAACGAAACAAAGCTAAAGCAATATTAACACTCAAAGGAATTCTGGATGGTATTCATGCTGATAAGCATTTGAGTGAACTCGAGGAAGTCTATCTTCGTGCATGGAAGGATAACGACGTATTCAACTTAACGGATGGAGATTTCATTGATATTCATGAACAAGTAGAAGATATCTTAGAAGACAGTGTGATAACAACATCTGAACTTATTGATATGCAGGAAATGCTGCAAGACATACTGAATTATGGTGACCTTGAAGATGGTGGCTATGAAGGCACTGTCAATCATCTTCTCGGGTTTCTAAGTGGTATAAGCGCTGACGACACTTTATGTGATGCAGAGATCGAAAAACTAGCAAAGCTACTTAGTAAAGATAAACACCTTGTCAGTAAGTGGCCTGCAAACGCAATAAAAAAGCGTCTTGATATGATACTGGAAGATGGGATCGTTGATGATAGTGAAAGATGTGACTTATTGAGTCTTATCAAGGCTATTTCCGGTCAGTCTCTGCTGGAAACAGGCCTTGCATATGGTATGTCAGCTGACTTTTCGACAACTCAAGATGGACGAATTTGCCTCAAGGGGAAACAAGTTTGTTTTACTGGTAAATTTTTAAGTGGTTCAAGAAAGGTTCAAGAGCAAAAAGCTTTATCTTTAGGCGCCCAAGTAAAAGGCAATATTGTGAAGAGCCTTGATATACTTGTGCTTGGTGCAGTTGCGAGTCGAGATTGGCGGTTCACGAGTTATGGTAGAAAAATTGAATCAGTCTTAACCTATCGCGTAGAAGGATGCAAAATTGAAATTATTAATGAAGAGCTGTGGAATGCACTAACAGTTTGTGATGAACAGTGA
- a CDS encoding purine permease produces MEQNSELIYGLDDRPSVKAASYAALQHVLASFVGIITPTLIIGGVLGLGEHIPYLISMALMVSGVGTFIQARKIGPVGAGMICVQGTSFAFLGSVLGAGFLVKANGGGPDEMLATIFGVCFFGAFVEIVLSRFIEKLKVVITPVVTGIVITTIGISLIKVGVTDIAGGVGAEDFGSGSNLMLGAIVLGTIVALNLSNNNMVRLSSILVGLIVGWGVAILMGKASMVSFASQPLLSIPVPFKYGFAFDWQAFLPIAFIYLITVIETTGDLTANSMFSGQPIKGQKYINRLKAGVLGDGVNSLIAAVFNTFPNTTFSQNNGVIHFTGIASRYIGYFIAAILFLLGLFPILGAVLMTIPKPVLGGATLVMFGTVAAAGIKIIANEKLDRRRIMTIAISLGLGLGVMLVPDLLKEAPKLAQSIFGSPVTMSGIAALVITGLMSLVPETKAKPMTNTVQTSKA; encoded by the coding sequence ATGGAACAGAACAGTGAATTGATCTACGGATTAGACGATCGACCATCAGTTAAAGCAGCCAGTTACGCAGCACTGCAGCATGTATTAGCCAGCTTTGTTGGTATTATCACACCCACGCTTATTATTGGCGGTGTCCTTGGATTGGGAGAGCACATTCCCTATCTAATCAGCATGGCATTGATGGTGTCTGGAGTCGGCACCTTTATCCAAGCACGAAAAATTGGGCCAGTTGGCGCAGGGATGATTTGCGTCCAAGGAACCAGCTTTGCGTTCTTAGGCTCAGTGTTAGGTGCAGGCTTTCTGGTTAAAGCGAATGGAGGCGGGCCGGATGAAATGCTCGCCACCATTTTCGGTGTCTGTTTCTTTGGTGCGTTTGTTGAAATCGTCCTATCGCGTTTTATCGAAAAACTCAAAGTGGTGATCACGCCTGTTGTGACCGGAATCGTTATCACCACGATAGGTATCTCTTTGATTAAAGTCGGTGTCACCGATATTGCTGGTGGCGTTGGCGCAGAAGATTTTGGCTCTGGAAGCAACCTGATGCTAGGTGCAATAGTCCTCGGAACCATAGTCGCGCTTAACCTGAGTAACAATAATATGGTTAGGTTGTCGTCGATTTTAGTTGGGTTGATTGTTGGCTGGGGTGTTGCCATTTTGATGGGTAAAGCGTCTATGGTTTCATTTGCATCTCAACCGTTATTGAGTATTCCTGTCCCATTTAAATATGGTTTCGCTTTTGATTGGCAAGCCTTCTTGCCTATCGCTTTTATTTACTTGATCACGGTTATTGAAACGACGGGTGATCTGACCGCCAATAGCATGTTCTCAGGCCAGCCAATTAAGGGGCAAAAATACATCAATCGACTTAAGGCGGGCGTGCTAGGTGACGGCGTGAACTCGCTTATCGCGGCAGTATTCAATACTTTTCCAAATACCACTTTCAGCCAGAACAACGGTGTGATTCATTTTACCGGAATCGCGAGTCGCTACATTGGCTACTTCATTGCAGCCATTCTTTTTCTGTTAGGGCTATTTCCCATCTTAGGCGCGGTATTAATGACGATTCCAAAACCTGTATTGGGCGGGGCGACATTGGTGATGTTCGGTACGGTTGCCGCTGCGGGCATTAAAATTATTGCTAATGAAAAGCTAGATCGCCGCAGAATCATGACGATTGCCATCTCACTAGGTTTAGGGCTTGGAGTAATGTTGGTACCGGATTTATTGAAAGAAGCGCCCAAGTTAGCGCAAAGCATATTTGGTTCACCTGTAACCATGTCGGGTATCGCTGCTCTTGTGATTACGGGGTTGATGTCTTTGGTACCTGAAACTAAAGCCAAACCGATGACGAACACAGTACAAACCAGTAAAGCGTAG
- a CDS encoding pentapeptide repeat-containing protein: MNTYTQQELDSILQQHKLWLENQGGERAQLRNADLSNLALQNLDLRCANLIRANFSGADLSGTNMNEADITYTNFSHANLNNATFRDADLRNADMSHAQMLNVDLYRADLFRTDFSHANLDYDALNRIDPSQTIIKLRNPNQECFAASLGKQ; the protein is encoded by the coding sequence ATGAATACCTACACTCAGCAAGAGCTTGATTCTATTCTTCAACAACACAAGCTGTGGCTAGAAAACCAAGGCGGCGAAAGAGCGCAGTTACGTAATGCCGACCTAAGCAACTTAGCGCTTCAAAACCTAGACCTGCGTTGTGCCAACCTAATCCGAGCCAACTTTAGTGGCGCCGATTTATCAGGCACAAACATGAATGAGGCTGACATCACCTACACCAATTTCAGCCACGCGAACCTGAACAACGCGACATTCCGTGATGCTGATTTGCGAAACGCAGACATGAGCCACGCACAAATGCTCAACGTTGATCTGTATCGTGCGGATCTATTCCGTACCGATTTCAGTCACGCCAATCTCGATTATGATGCCCTCAACCGTATCGACCCAAGCCAAACGATCATCAAACTGCGTAACCCGAACCAAGAATGTTTCGCGGCCTCGTTAGGCAAACAATAA
- a CDS encoding septal ring lytic transglycosylase RlpA family protein, translating to MQRLAHPNHMKKLHIIFTALILMILAGCTSTSAVGSSKTKEYAKSHALTGKASWYGDKFHGKLTASGETYNMNAYTAAHKTLAFGTIVRVTNTANNKSVDVKINDRGPYVKGRVIDLSHKAFAKIGNVKQGTVPVKIEIVDDSNTFRYKH from the coding sequence ATGCAGAGATTAGCGCACCCAAATCACATGAAAAAATTACATATTATCTTTACCGCTCTTATCCTTATGATATTAGCTGGTTGCACCTCAACGTCGGCTGTCGGCAGTTCTAAAACAAAGGAATATGCCAAGTCACATGCTTTGACTGGTAAAGCTTCTTGGTATGGTGATAAGTTCCATGGAAAGCTCACAGCAAGTGGTGAGACGTATAATATGAATGCTTATACGGCAGCGCATAAAACCTTAGCCTTTGGCACTATCGTGAGAGTGACCAATACAGCCAATAACAAGTCTGTTGATGTAAAAATTAACGATAGAGGCCCTTACGTAAAAGGCCGAGTGATTGATCTTTCTCATAAGGCATTTGCAAAAATCGGCAATGTTAAACAAGGCACCGTGCCTGTCAAAATCGAGATTGTTGATGACAGTAATACCTTTAGGTACAAGCACTAG
- a CDS encoding manganese-dependent inorganic pyrophosphatase — protein sequence MKLTPVVAAVIMSFSSASFAFSLQQSAHENSEDLVWTGHLSPDSDTVMSAMLAAHIYGGTATVPEPINPESTFILNYCNAESPRVETDYSSYRVGLVDFNQVTQLAPTIDQSSIVAVVDHHAIGGSPINTPQIVEMDIRGWGSAATILADNAEKLDVTLPKHLACVGLGAILSDTVVFQSATTTEHDREYAEKLAKVAGISDIEDFGQQMLIAKSDLSHLSSETILTLDYKNFKYGGKQVGIGVAETLTAQQLIDRKDELLAAMKSYKEKNGLDHLFFSITDTKNKEANLLWVDENDYQVIKSAFNVEPTSDMLTLEGVTSRKRQIGPAVQKAIESL from the coding sequence GTGAAGCTAACACCTGTCGTTGCCGCCGTAATCATGTCTTTCAGCTCAGCAAGTTTTGCTTTTAGCTTGCAACAATCAGCCCATGAAAACAGTGAAGATCTCGTATGGACGGGGCACCTTAGCCCAGATAGCGACACGGTAATGTCTGCGATGCTCGCGGCTCATATCTATGGCGGTACGGCGACAGTGCCTGAACCTATAAATCCTGAATCGACGTTTATCTTGAACTACTGTAATGCGGAATCACCACGTGTAGAGACAGATTACTCTTCATACCGAGTAGGGCTGGTGGACTTCAACCAAGTGACTCAACTAGCGCCAACCATCGATCAATCATCTATTGTGGCTGTGGTCGATCACCACGCGATTGGTGGCTCTCCAATTAACACACCACAGATTGTCGAGATGGATATTCGAGGTTGGGGTTCAGCTGCAACTATTCTGGCTGATAACGCTGAAAAGCTTGATGTGACGTTACCTAAACACCTTGCTTGTGTTGGTTTGGGTGCGATTCTTTCTGACACTGTGGTATTCCAATCTGCAACGACGACTGAGCACGATCGTGAGTACGCAGAGAAGCTGGCGAAGGTTGCAGGCATTTCAGATATCGAAGATTTCGGTCAGCAAATGTTGATTGCTAAATCAGATCTTAGCCATCTTTCTTCTGAAACCATTCTGACGCTGGATTACAAAAACTTTAAGTACGGTGGCAAACAGGTGGGCATCGGCGTTGCTGAAACGCTAACCGCTCAACAACTGATTGACCGTAAAGACGAGCTTTTGGCTGCGATGAAGTCTTATAAAGAAAAGAACGGCTTAGATCATCTGTTCTTCTCAATCACAGACACTAAGAATAAAGAAGCTAACCTATTGTGGGTGGATGAAAACGATTACCAAGTTATCAAATCGGCTTTCAACGTTGAACCAACAAGCGACATGTTAACTCTGGAAGGCGTCACTTCTCGTAAGCGCCAGATTGGCCCTGCAGTGCAAAAGGCAATTGAGAGCTTGTAA
- a CDS encoding permease: MDAKLVIALNEFFYVAKGLVVIIAIVSVLTGIMREYIPQDKLQATLTKHDKWGTLLGALFGMLTPFCSAAVVPVTMAMASMGASLGTVMSFIISAPLCNFIVLAMVYAAFGLKITVVYFLVTFTAAVLGGYLISKSPWRSEIKRGAELEDTKGKGCSGSSNTKNTGNTCGAATSSASRMRNAMGGAWALFKRIIPYVLLGAAISGFSAAYLPADLVEKYVGGDSFQSIVVASLIGIPLYLRIEMAIPLLNVLIAKGMGLGAALALIIGGTGASLPEIALVSAVLKRKAVIAFVGIVLTTAIIGGAIFQYVV; this comes from the coding sequence GTGGATGCTAAATTAGTTATTGCGTTAAATGAGTTCTTTTATGTGGCCAAAGGTCTAGTCGTTATCATCGCTATTGTGTCGGTACTGACTGGCATCATGCGAGAGTATATTCCTCAAGATAAGCTCCAAGCGACGCTGACCAAACACGATAAATGGGGAACCTTGTTGGGCGCATTGTTCGGGATGCTGACTCCGTTTTGTAGCGCAGCTGTGGTTCCGGTGACCATGGCGATGGCGTCGATGGGTGCATCATTAGGTACGGTGATGAGCTTCATCATCTCCGCGCCACTGTGTAACTTCATCGTATTGGCGATGGTGTACGCCGCGTTCGGATTGAAGATCACCGTGGTGTACTTCTTGGTGACCTTTACCGCCGCGGTTCTTGGTGGTTACTTGATATCCAAGTCACCTTGGAGAAGCGAGATCAAACGCGGTGCTGAGCTAGAAGACACCAAAGGCAAAGGCTGCTCAGGTTCAAGCAATACCAAAAACACAGGCAACACCTGTGGCGCGGCTACTTCTTCAGCATCAAGAATGCGTAATGCAATGGGCGGAGCTTGGGCTTTGTTCAAGCGAATCATCCCGTATGTACTATTGGGTGCGGCGATAAGTGGATTCTCGGCGGCTTACTTGCCAGCAGACTTGGTAGAGAAATACGTGGGTGGTGATAGCTTCCAATCTATCGTAGTCGCTTCCTTGATTGGTATCCCGCTTTACCTACGTATCGAGATGGCAATTCCTCTGCTTAACGTGTTAATTGCTAAAGGAATGGGCTTAGGCGCGGCATTAGCACTTATTATTGGCGGTACAGGTGCCAGTTTGCCTGAAATCGCGCTAGTATCTGCAGTTCTAAAAAGAAAAGCCGTAATCGCGTTTGTCGGAATCGTCTTAACGACAGCCATCATTGGTGGCGCTATCTTCCAATACGTTGTGTAA